The sequence below is a genomic window from Ensifer adhaerens.
CGGCCGATCCGCATACGCGGGAAGACATTATCGAGCGGCTGGCGCTGGAGAAGGCTCAGGTCTTCACCTCATCCTTCGACCGGCCGAACATTGCCTACGAAATCGTCGAGCGTGACCAACCGCGGCAGCAATTGCTGCGGTTTCTCTCCCGCCACGAGGGCGAGAGTGGGATTGTCTATTGTCTGTCGCGCGCGAAGGTCGAGGACACGGCGGAATGGCTGAACACGCAAGGGATCAACGCGCTTGGCTATCACGCCGGGATGGACCGCGCGGTGCGCGACGCCAATCAGGATGCGTTCCTGAAGGAAGAGGGGCTTTGCCTTGTCGCCACCGTCGCCTTCGGCATGGGGATCGACAAGCCGAATGTGCGCTATGTCGCGCATCTCGATCTGCCGGGCTCGGTTGAGGCCTATTATCAGGAGACAGGGCGCGCGGGGCGTGACGGTCTGCCGTCGGAAGTCTGGATGGCCTACGGCATGGCAGATGTCATCCAGCGCGGGCGGATGATCGATGAGGGCGGGGCTGCGGACGAGGTGAAGCGCGTCGAGCGCGCCAAGCTCAATGCGCTGCTTGCCATCTGCGAGACGCCCAGCTGCCGCAGACAGGCAATCCTTGCCCATTTCGGCGAGGCGCATCCGGGCCATTGCGGCAATTGCGATACCTGCCTGAAGCCGGTCGAGACCTGGGACGGGACGGAAGCCGCGATCAAGGCGCTTGCCGCCGTCTACCGCACCGGCGAGCGCTTCGGGGCAGGGCATCTGATCGATGTTCTGATGGGCGTCGAAAACGAACGCACGCTGCGTTTCGGCCATACGGAAATGCCGGTCTTCGGCGCTGGCAAGGATATTCCCGCCAAGACCTGGCAATCCGTCTACCGCCAATTGCTGGCCGCCGGCTTCGTCCGCGTCGACCACGCGGCCTTCGGGTCACTCAAGCTGGAACCCGACGCCCGCGCCGTCTTCAAGCGCGAGCGGCAGGTGTTCTTCCGCAAGGATCGGCCGGGCAAGGGTAAGTCCGCGAAGGGCTCGTCAGCCTCCGCCGCCAAGGCCAAAGCCGCTCTGCCTGAGGCGGATATGGGTCTCTTCGAAGAGTTGCGCGCCACCCGCATGGCGATCGCCAAGTCGCTCTCCGTGCCGCCCTATGTGGTGTTTCCGGATACGACACTCACACAGATGGCAGCGGAACGGCCGATGACGGAGGAGGCGCTGCTTTCGATTTCGGGCGTGGGGCAGTCGAAGCTCGAGCGCTATGGGGAGGCGTTTCTGGCGGTGATCCGGGGGTATGAGGGGTGAGGCGTCAACTTTCGGGCAGGGTGTAACGCCGCAGAACAGCATCGTTGCCGTCCATGCTGATTTCCATCACCTCGTTGATGATCTCCTCGCCGATTTCCAGCGTCTGTAACACGATGGCGAATAGGTCTCTCTGCAGGGATGGCAGCACCTGCGGAACGATGATGATCAGCCCTGCATGTAACTCTTCCTTGGCGAAAAGCTTGCGAAAATCACGGGCATTGTTGGTGACGAAGGTAAAGTCCTGCGCGACGATCCGGGGCATAAGGTCCCAGTCCGTTTCGCCGCTCCAGCCGAGCCAATTGACATGAAAGCCTTCGTGGCCGCTCTCCTGAGCGACCTTGACGAGTGATGTATGCAGGCACTCGTCGATCAGAAACTTCACGGAGTGCCGCCAGATGTCGTTGTTTTTGGGCTTTTGGGCAGGGCGACGCGTTTCTCCGATTTCCACTTCTCGCCCATTTCGGCAAGCGTGCGCGGACGACCTCTGGCGGGATGGGCTGTGGTCCAGATTTCGGCGAGATCGACCATCCGGGCGTTGAGCGCGGGATAGCCGTCGAGGATTTCATTTTTATCCGCGCCTTTCGAAGCCATCGCGGCGATCGCCCGGACCGGGATGCGGGTGTTGCGAAATACGGGTTCGCCGCCAAGGATGCCCTTGTTGGTTTCAATCATGTCTTCGGCTTCCAGAAGCGCATGCGCTCTCTCGGCTAACTGTTCGCGGGCGCGGGCCACATCCACGATCAGGTAATCGTCCGCTCTGACGGTCGCGGCGTCGGGGTGTTTGTCAATATGATCGAAAAGGCGCTTGCGGCGTTCGGCGGTGAGGATCGAACCGACGCCGTACCAGAGTTTGATACGCAGAAGATCGTCGTCGGAAAGCGCTCGGCCGCTTCGCCCCGAGGCTCGGGGCACGATAATGCGCTTGTCGATGGCATTATGCACCGACTTGACGGCGACCCCACTCACGGCGGCCGCCTCAGTAGGTGTATAGGCGCGGGATGCTAAAGCCATAATCATTCTCCTTGTGGAGAATATATAAGGCCGAAAGCCTTTACAGTAAAGCGAGGTTGGTGAAAATCCGCCAGCAATGCCTATGTCGACTTCTGCACACGCCCTCAAATCCCCCCCATGCACAAATATTTCATCTCCAGATAGTCCTCCAGCCCATGCCGTGAGCCTTCTCTTCCGATGCCGGATTGTTTCATGCCGCCGAAGGGGGCGGCTTCGGAGGACATGCGGCCGGTGTTGATGCCGACCATGCCGTATTCCAGCGCTTCGGCGACGCGCCAGACGCGCTTGAGGTTGGAGGCGTAGAAATAGGCGGCGAGGCCGTAGATCGTGTCGTTGGCTTCGCGGACGACCTGATCGGCGTCCTCGAAGCGGATGATGGGGGCAAGCGGCCCGAAGGTTTCTTCCTGGGCGACGCGCATGGAGGACGCGATGTCGGTGAGAACGGTCGGCTGGAAGAAGGTGCCGTCGCGGTCGATGCGCGCGCCGCCGCAGCGGATCGTGCCACCCTTTTCGAGTGCGTCGGCGATGTGTGCCTCGATCTTGGCGCGGGCGCGGGTGTCGATCAGCGGGCCAATCGCGACATCCGGGGCGAAGCCGTCGCCGACGGTGAGCGTGGCGACGCGGGCAGCGAATTTCTCGGCGAATTCGTCATGGACCCCCGCCTGCACATAGAGCCGGTTGGCCGAGACACAGGTCTGGCCGCCATTGCGGAACTTCGCCTGGATCGCGCCATCGACGGCGGCGTCGATATCGGCGTCGTCGAAGACGATGAAGGGGGCGTTGCCGCCGAGTTCGAGGCTCACCTTCTTGATCTGGTCGGCGCATTGGCGCATCAGCAGGCGGCCGACTTCGGTCGAGCCGGTGAAGCTGATCTTGCGCACCTTGGCATTGGTGCAAAGCTCGTGGCCGACCGCGTCGCCTTCCGCCGCATAGACGAGGTTCAGCACGCCGTCCGGGAAGCCCGCCTTTTCGGCGAGCGCGAACATGGCGCCGGCAACCAGCGGGGTCTGTTCGGCGGGTTTCAGCACGATGGCGCAGCCGGCGGCGAGTGCGGGCGAGATCTTGCGGGCCACCATCGAGGCCGGGAAGTTCCACGGCGTGATCGTGCCGACGACGCCGATCGGCTGCTTGATCACCAGCATGCGGCGGTCGGTCGAGGGCGCGGAAATCGTCTCGCCATAGATGCGGTTCGCCTCTTCGGCATACCATTGCAGATAGGCGGCGGCGTGGCTGACCTCCGATTTCGCCTCGGCCAGCGGCTTGCCCATTTCGGCGGTGAGGATCGCGGCGAGATCGTCGGTGTGGTCGACGATCAGCTGGTGCCAGCGCCAGAGAACGTCGCTGCGGGCGCGTGCGGTCATGGCGGCCCACTCGGCTTGGGCAATGTAAGCCTTGTCGATGGATTCCTTCGTTTCCGCCACGCCCATGTCGGGCAGTTCGGCCAGCAGTTCGCCGGTCGAGGGGTTGAAGACCTGGAAGGTCTCCTTGCCCAGCGGCTTTGCCAGCGAGCGCATGGAGGTGAGGTCGCCGAAAAGGTCAGGGTTGCTCAAGTGACGGGTGAGGGCGGGGGTGAGGGTCATGCGTATGCTCTGTCTTCTGCGGTCCGGCTTGGCGGTTTTGGCTCGTGTTGTAGGCCTTGCATGAAATGGGTTTTGCGACAACTGCTCTCTTGTCGCGGAGACAATTGGAGCGGTTGGGTTGCCTTGGCCTCTTCGGACCTTGGGGCGCTACCTCTCTTCCGTCATCCCGGACTTGATCCGGGATCCAGTGCGCGATGTCCATCGCGCGAAAGACTCCTTTCTCGTGGACGGCTCCTTTTTGAAGAGTCCTCTCAGCGCGCAGACGCGCGCTGGCTGGATGCCGGATCAAGTCCGGCATGACGGAGTGTGTCGGGGGCGCGCGGTGCCCAAAGTGAGCGCTGGGAAAACAAAAGGCCCGCGCATCGCTGCGCAGGCCTCTCGTCATAAGTCAGCGTCACAGCCAATCAGCTGCGCGGCTTCAGGTTTTCCGGGTCGTAGATCGGCTTGTAGCCGACGCCGAAGACTTCGACCGGGTAGGTCTCGTTGAAGTATTCGACGTTGAGCTTGCGGCCGACTTCGCAATATTCGGCCGGCAGATAGGCCAGCGCTATGTTCTTGCCGACCGTCGGGCCGTAGGCGATGGAGGTCGTGTAGGAGCGGCGGCCGAGGCTGTCGACGAGGACTTCGCCGGTGGCCGGATCGACGACCGGGAGCTGACCGACGGGGTAGCGCTTGACGCCGTTCGCATCAGTGTTCTCCGTCATGATCAGCGTGCAGAGCATGGCCGGCTGCTTCTCACGAGCCTTGTACTCCAGATGCTTTGCCTTGCCGCGGAAGTCGGCTTCCTTGACCTTGGGACGGGCGAGGTCGGCTTCGATCAGGTTATACTGCGTGAGCAGGTCTGCGTTCTGCAGGCGCAGGCTTTTTTCCATGCGGCGGGAGTTCGCATAGGTCTCGACGCCGAAGGCCATGACGCCGGTGGAGCGCAGGGCATCCCAGACGGCCAAGCCGTCTTCGTATTTCATGTGCAGTTCCCAGCCCTGTTCGCCGACATAGGAAATGCGGAAGGCGGTGACGGTCTTGCCGGCAATCTCGATCGGCTTGATCGCTGCGAAACCGAAGTTTTCCGGATCGAGAGCTACCGGATCGGCAACGACCTTCTTCAGCGTGTCGCGGGCATTCGGACCCCAGATGCCGATGGTGACGAACTTCTCCGAGACGTCGGTGACGGTGACGTTGAAGCCCTTGTCTTCGGCGACGCGCTTCACATAGTGGAAGTCGCGGGGACCTGCGTCCGCGCCGTCAATGACACGGCAGCGGTCGGCCATGCGGATGACGGTCAGGTCGGCGCGCACCATGCCCTCGTCATCGAGGAAGTGGGTGTAGATGCCCTTGCCGATATTGGCGTCGCCACCGATCTTGGCGGCGCAGAGCCATTCCATCAGCTCGACATGGTCCGGACCTTCGACGTCGAACATGTAAAAGTGGCTGAGATTGACGATGCCGCAATCTTCGCTCATCGCCAGATGTTCGGCGTTGGAAACGCGCCAGAAGTGGCGGCTGTCCCATTCGTTTTCGCGAACCGGAACCTTGTCGCCATATTTTTCGAGAAGATGCTCGTTGGCCTTGTAGCCATGTGCGCGTTCCCAGCCGCCGAGTTCCATGAAGTAGCCGCCGAGTTCGACTTCGCGCTCGTAGAAGGGCGAGCGCTTGACATTGCGGCCCGTGGCATAGGGCTCGCGCGGGTGGACAGCGGGGAAGTAGATCTTCTGGGCGGCTTCATAGCAGCGGCCCTCGATGAATTTCTCTTCCGTCTGGTGCTTGTAGAAGCGGGAATAGTCGATCGAAGCGTGGTCGATCTCGGTGCGGCCGTCCGTCATCCAGTCGGCGATCAGCTTGCCGTAGCCGGGGCCGTCCTTGACCCAGATGGCGACGCAATACCACAGGCCGCGCACCTTCTGGCTCTCACCGCAGGACGCGCCGCCGGCGGCGGAGACCTGCAGCAGGCCGTTGAAGGAGTGGCTTTCATTGTAGCCCAGTTCGCCGAGGATCGGCGTCAGTTCGATCGCCTTTTCGAGCGGCTCTAGGATCTGTTCCATGTCGAGGTCGCGCTGCGAGGGGGAGAGGCGGGCCTCATGCTTTTCCAAGAGGTCGCGCGGATGGCACATGCGCGGTTCCTTGGTCTCGTAATAACCCCACTCGATCTGACCACCTTCGGTCGTCTTCGGGTCGCCAGTGTCGCGCATATAGGCGGAGTTGCCCTGGTCGCGCAGCAGCGGGAAGCCGATTTCCTTGCCCGTGCCTTCGAATTCGTTATAGGGACCGAAGAAGGTCAGCGGGTGATCGACCGGCATGACGGGCAGGTCTTCGCCGACCATTTCGGCAATCAGGCGGCCCCAGAGGCCGGCGCAGACGATGACGTGATCGGCCATGATCGTGCCGCGATGGGTGACAACGCCCTTGATGCGACCGTTCTCGACGATCAGCGACTTGGCCGGCGTGTTGCCGAACATCTGAAGCTTGCCGGACTTTTCAGCGGCATCGACCAGCTTGCCGGCGACCGTCTGCGAGCGCGGGATGACGAGGCCGGCATCCGGATCGAAGAGGCCGCCCATGACCTGATCTTCCTCGATCAGCGGGAACTTCTCCTTGATCTCGGCCGGCGAAACATAATGGGCGCGGGTGCCGAAGGCGCGGGCGGAGGAAAGCTTGCGCTTGATCTCTTCCATCCATGCGTCGTCGCCGGCGCGGGCGACTTCGAGGCCACCGATGCGGGCGTAGTGGCCCATCTTCTCGTAGAAATCGATCGAGTACTGCGTTGTCCAGACCGAGAGATAGTCGTGGCTGGTCGTGTAGCAGAAGTCGGAGGCATGTGCGGTCGAACCGATATCTGTCGGGATGCCCGACTTGTCGATGCCGACGATGTCGTCCCACCCACGTTCAATCAGGTGATGGGCGATGGAGGCGCCGACAATGCCGCCCAGCCCGATGATAACCACTTTTGCCTTGGTCGGAAACTCTGCCATGGAAATTGCCCCGGTTGGTATTTTGGGGTCATCCTAGAACGCAAAATGACGCAACCAAATCCTGTCTACGACATAATCATTGAGCAGCGCGACGAGGATGCGACAGATGCCGGCCACGGCGCTATCGGGCTGCCGTTTTCACCGCTATTCTTCAGGAATTGCGCTTAACGAAAATTCAACAACGCCTGCGTAAGACTTCAGTAAATTCGGTTGTAAAAGTGGGCGGGACATGAACTTTCTGGGCATTTCGGGCATGCAATATTCCGGCGAGTCGCTGGAAAAATACAGAATCATTGTCGGTGAGGACTCAAATGTCTTCACGTCCATGATCCGGCAGAAGCTGAAAGAACTTTTCAACATCGATGTCGAGATCTGCCGTACGTTCGAAGACCTTCAGCAGGCCTACGAACTCAACCCCGACCCGATCACGCTTGCGATTTCGAACATCAACCTTCCGGGTGCGGAAAGCGGCGAAGCGCTGAACTATCTTGTCGATCTCAGCGTCCCGACCATCGTTTTCACGGCGACGTTCCAGGACAGCATCCGCGAGGGCCTGCTGGCCAAGGAAGTGGTCGACTACATCATCAAGGACAGCGTCTTTGCCATCGATATGCTGGCGGAATCGGTGTGCCGGTTTCTCACCAATCAGCGCCACCATGTGCTGATCGTGGACGACAGCGCCACAGCTCGCGCGCTGCTGACGAGCCGCCTGAAACGCTATAATTTCCGGGTCAGTTCAGCTGAAAGCGGTGCGGCCGCCATCGAAACGCTGAAGAAAAATCCGGATATCAGCCTGGTCATCACCGACTATAACATGCCGGATATCGACGGTTTCGAGTTGACGCGGCGCATTCGCCATGTGCGCGGATCGCATCAGTTGCGCGTTATTGGCGTTTCGTCCTCGAACGACCGGCTCCTGTCTGCCCGCTTCCTCAAGGCCGGCGGCAATGACTTCATGATGCGGCCCTTCATCGACGAGGAATTCTATTGCCGCGTCAACCAGAACCTCGATACGCTGGTGCAGATCAAGTCCGCGCAGGAGCGGATGAAGGCGCGCGTCTGACCGGCGCAGGGCCTGACATGCCGCGGTTCCTGCCGCGCGCTGGCACAATATACTGCGGCGTTGCCAACAATCGCCGCGATACATTAACAATTACTCAATCAACTGCACGTTAGATATTTCATCCATATCGGTCACAGGTTTCACAGAGGGGAGCCGGAGGTGGGCGGTTGGTTCTGTCGCGCACGGGGCGGATGCATGCGCTGAACCGATGGGACGTCATCCGTCAAAGACTTTGTCGCTGGCCGGGCGTCAGGCTTGTCTCGAACCGAGACAGACGTGAGCCCTTGTCGACATTCCGGCCTGCTTCAGGCGCGCCGGAGGGGTTGTGCCAAGCGCAAGGGACCTGAGAGAGGACGCGTGTTGCACGGCAATCTGAGGACTGCGCAGATCCGGTCTCGTGGCGGAACCCTATCCGGAGGGCGGCCCTGCGTGCTCGTTGTCGAGGACACGCGGACATTCACGACTGTGCTGGCCCACCGCTTCGAGACCGAACTCGGCGTTGATGTCGTGACCTGTCACACGCTCAAGGACATGCAATGCGCTCTTGCAGCAGGTCGGGGGCGGTTCATGCTGGGTGTGGTCGATCTCAACCTTGCCGACTCGCCGAAAGGAGAGGTTCTCGACTATTCTCTGGCGGCCGATCTGCCTACCATTGTCTTCACCGGCACATTCGATTTCAACATGCGTGAGAGCATTCTCAAGAAGAACGTGCTCGACTACGTGATCAAGGACAACGACCGCGCAATCGATTCCATCGTGAATGCCGTACGGCGTGTGCTGCAGAACCGCAATATTCGGGTTCTTGTGGCCGACGGCCTCGATCCGGCCTATAGCGAGGCTGTGCAGATGCTGCAGGCGCAGCAATTTCTTGTAGTGCATGCCAATGGCGTTCAGGACGCGATGGACAAGCTTGCGCGCTACAGGGACATTGAACTGGTCATGATCGACCATGCCTTGCCCGACGCCAACGGCCTCGAGCTGACGAAGCAGATCCGGCGGAAGTTTTCCGCCGAGGACATGCGTATCATCGGCTACTCCACACGCGACAATCCCCTGATCTGTGCGGCTTTCCTCAAGGCCGGAGCCAGCGATTTCCTGTACCGTCCCTTCATCCAGGAGGAATTCCAGTGCCGTGTCGCCCAGAGCGTCGATACGCGGGCTCAGATCAAGAAGCTCCAGGCGATCGCCTCGCGGGATTTTCTGACCGACACCTATAACCGGCGCTTCTTTTTCGAGCGCGGACCTGTGCTGGTCCAGCATTGCTTGGCGCGCCACGAGCCCTGCTGCGCCGTTGTGCTGGATATCGACCACTTCAAGAAATTCAACGACACCTATGGCCATGAGACCGGCGATACGGTTCTGAAGGCGGTTGCCCGCAAACTACGGCAGATGATCGATGGCGAGATGCACCTGATCGCGCGGCTGGGCGGGGAGGAATTTGCCATCCTGCTCAGGAACATGGATGTTCGCGAAGCGACGGAATATTGCGATCTTCTGCGAGAGGAGATCGCGCGGACGAATATTCTCTTCGAGGATGAGGAGCTTTCGGTCCGCGTTTCGATCGGAGTTGCGCTCATCTCCGACGAAGAGACGTTCGACAACTACCTTCATGCCGCTGACCAGTATCTCTACATGGCGAAGAATTCGGGACGCAACCGCGTCTTTTCCGACTATTCGATCACGCAGCTTTTCGCCGAGCGGCAGAAGGCCAGCTAGATCAACTCCATGTCTCATGGAGACACTGGAACGCTCGATCGTTTCGCTTCTATGCAATTCCCTGCTTGAAACGGGCTTCCCTTCTCTCTGGAATAGTTCCGGGCTCGATCACGCCGCCTGACGCATCCTGCGTTCCGCGCGCTCCTGCTGCGGCGAGCGGTTGTAGATTTCGCGATAGCACTTGGAAAAATGCGATGCCGAGACGAAGCCGCAGGCCACCGCCACTTCCACGACGGGCAGAGTAGACTGTACGAGCAGATGACGGGCCCGCTCCAGCCGGATCTCCAAGTAGTATCGGGCTGGCGAGCGGCCCATTTCCTGCCGGAACAGGCGCTCGATCTGTCTGCGCGACAGGCCGGCATCGTCGGCGATTTCGAGAAGCGACAGTGGCTCGGCGAGGTTCTTCTCCATCACTTCTATGATGGAAAGAACCTTCGCGTTCTGCACGCCAAGACGCGCGCGCAGGGGAAGGCGCTGGCGGTCTGACTGCTCACGCACCCGGTCGGTAAGAGCCTGTTCGCAAATGCGATTGACGAGATTGTCGTCGAAATCCTGGCCGATCAGGTTCAGCATCATATCGAGAGACGCGGTTCCGCCGGCGCAGGTATGGATATTGCCGTCAACTTCATAAAGGTCGGCATAAACCTCGACTTCGGGGAAGGCTTCCGAAAAGCCGGGCAGATTTTCCCAGTGAATGGCGCAGCGCTTGCCATTCAGAAGTCCGGCCTGCGCCAGGATATGGGCGCCGGTACAGAGGCTGCCGATCTGGACGTTGCGGTTATAGGCTTCGCGCAGCCAGGCATGCACCGCCTTGTTATTGAAGGTTTCGACGTCGATGCCGGAACAGATGATCGCCATCGAAGGGCGATCCGCCCCGGACAGCATCCGGCGCTCCTGGGCGAGCGATGTCTGGACGGCGATTTCGATGCCGCTGGAGGAGGAGACCTTCTCCCCGTCGGCAGAGGCGAGCCGCCATTTGTAGGCCTGGTATCCCAGCATCCGGTTGGCGATGCGCAAGGCTTCGATGGCCGCGGTAAAGGGCAGGATGGTGAATTCGTTGACGAGGAAGAAGACCAGGCAGCGCTTGGTCATTTGTTGTGTGCTCATTGCGACATGTCCCAAGCGTAAGATGATCCGCGACCATGGAATTGATGCTCGTCAACCTATCCGGGCCGGCGGCATCTGCTTTCCTGATTGCGACCTTCTCACGAAAGAGCGATGTCGTGAAGAGACTAGTCGTGCTCGCGACAACTTTTTCAGGCCGGGCGATGCCTGCAAGTCCACCGTCCGAGATGGCCGGGCGGCGGTGTCAGGCAGAAGCGCGAGTGGCCTGAAAGCCTTTTACGGTAGGCGCTTCGCGCCCAAGTCATCCGGAACGCGATAGCCGATATCCTTGCGGATATCCATCGGCAGCGCTTCGAGAAGACGCTCCGTGCGATAGCGCCGCCACGCGCGGTAAATGCTCGCCGATGGTGAAATTGCGACACGGGCCAGAGCAGCCATGGCGGCGGCGGTCTTCCTCCGACGAGGGGCTGCGAGAGGAACTTCCCAGAAATACGATGTCATGACTGCTCTCCTTTCCCGATCGCATTTGCGACCTGATTTGCAGTGGATGATATGTCGGCACAATCCATTAATCCAACGAATTGATTGAATTTCTGACATTCGAATTCGTGATGCGTTTTGATGCTTGTTCTGCTCGACCAAGCTTGCATCTTGACTATCTCACCATATCGAAGTTCAATGAAACGAATTGCAGTTGCCTTAAGGTTCAGAAAAATTGAAAGAGGGTTTCGCCATGGATGAGCCGCGTCGTGAGAACCTGCCGCTCCTGGAGCTTGATATTCTGCGCACCTTCGTGGCCATTGCCGATACGGGCAATTTCACGACCGCTGCCGAGGCGGTCCTGAGGACGCCGTCGGCCGTTTCCATGCAGATCAAGAAGCTCGAGGACATGCTGGGCGCAACCCTGTTTCGCCGTGACGCGCGTGCGGTGACGCTGACGCATCACGGCGAAATCCTGCTGTCCTCGGCGCGTCGCATCCTGGCCATGAACAATGAGATCGTGGGCCGGTTCGTCAGGCCGCACATGAACGGTGTGGTCAATCTCGGCGCGCCCGACGACATTGGCGATCTGGTTCTTCCCGAAGTGCTGCGGCGCTTCGCGGAGGCCTATCCGCTGGTGGCTGTGGATGTCCGCATCGAAGGCAGCGAAACGCTGCGACGGCAGGTTTCCGAGGGCAAGCTGGACATCGCGCTCTACAATTGCAACAGCGGTTGTTTCGGCGGTGAGGGCGAATTGCTCTATCGGGAAAAGCTGGTCTGGGCCGGAAAGAAATGCGGTCACGCCTACGCGCGGACGCCGCTGCCCGTTTCCGTCTGGGAGGCGGGTTGCATCTGGCGATCCAAGGCGCTGGATGCGCTGGAAAAGTCCGGTCACGCCTATCGCATCGCCTATCTCAGCGCCCACCACATGGGTCAGCGCGCCGCGATCCGCGCCGACATCGCCATCGCGCCGCTTGCCCGGTTCCTCATTGCCGATGACATGGTCGAACTGGGCGAGGGGCACGGCCTCCCGGACATCGGCTACTACGATGTCGGCCTGCTGATGCGGACGGGGGCGCCGGCTCCGGTGGAAGCTCTGGCCGACTATATCCGCTCAGCGGTTGCGTCGATCGGCAAATCGGTGGAGATGGCCGCCTGATCCGTTCCGAGTGTATCGGGAGCGGGGTCATGAAGGGGCTGCGGATGGCGCATGCGCCGTGTTTCCAACTTTGGCCGCATTTCACTGGCCCAAAAGCCTGCGCAGCGGCTCTTTCAAACGGATCGGTTGCCGCCCACATATTTCTGGCCGTGAGGCAGGGAGACGACGCGCTTTTCCGGTGAGTTGAGGGCCGGAAGGGTTTGAAACAGCCTTCGTTTTGGGCCAGTTTCGGATTGTCGGCTGCTCCCTGTGCGGCCGCATCGCCGAGGTTGATCCATGAATTTCAAAATGCCTGCACTTTTCGTCCTTGCTGCTGTCGTTGCCGGCGGCATCGCCTTTACGGCGGTTTCGGAGGATGTTCGAAGACTGCCGGAGAGCCAGGCCGAGGTGCAGCTTTCCTATGCGCCCCTGGTAAAGCAGACGGCGCCCTCCGTGGTCAACGTCTATGCGGAGCGCACCGTCGTCCGCAGCACGATCTTCGACAACGACCCCTTCTTCCGACAGTTCTTCGGGGGCGGGCAGGGGCGTCGCGAAACGGAAAGCTCGCTCGGCTCCGGCGTGATCGTCGGCGAGAACGGTATCGTCATCACCAAC
It includes:
- a CDS encoding diguanylate cyclase (GGDEF) domain-containing protein, translating into MLVVEDTRTFTTVLAHRFETELGVDVVTCHTLKDMQCALAAGRGRFMLGVVDLNLADSPKGEVLDYSLAADLPTIVFTGTFDFNMRESILKKNVLDYVIKDNDRAIDSIVNAVRRVLQNRNIRVLVADGLDPAYSEAVQMLQAQQFLVVHANGVQDAMDKLARYRDIELVMIDHALPDANGLELTKQIRRKFSAEDMRIIGYSTRDNPLICAAFLKAGASDFLYRPFIQEEFQCRVAQSVDTRAQIKKLQAIASRDFLTDTYNRRFFFERGPVLVQHCLARHEPCCAVVLDIDHFKKFNDTYGHETGDTVLKAVARKLRQMIDGEMHLIARLGGEEFAILLRNMDVREATEYCDLLREEIARTNILFEDEELSVRVSIGVALISDEETFDNYLHAADQYLYMAKNSGRNRVFSDYSITQLFAERQKAS
- a CDS encoding Transcriptional regulator GlxA family, contains an amidase domain and an AraC-type DNA-binding HTH domain, translated to MTKRCLVFFLVNEFTILPFTAAIEALRIANRMLGYQAYKWRLASADGEKVSSSSGIEIAVQTSLAQERRMLSGADRPSMAIICSGIDVETFNNKAVHAWLREAYNRNVQIGSLCTGAHILAQAGLLNGKRCAIHWENLPGFSEAFPEVEVYADLYEVDGNIHTCAGGTASLDMMLNLIGQDFDDNLVNRICEQALTDRVREQSDRQRLPLRARLGVQNAKVLSIIEVMEKNLAEPLSLLEIADDAGLSRRQIERLFRQEMGRSPARYYLEIRLERARHLLVQSTLPVVEVAVACGFVSASHFSKCYREIYNRSPQQERAERRMRQAA
- a CDS encoding DNA-binding transcriptional regulator, LysR family, whose product is MDEPRRENLPLLELDILRTFVAIADTGNFTTAAEAVLRTPSAVSMQIKKLEDMLGATLFRRDARAVTLTHHGEILLSSARRILAMNNEIVGRFVRPHMNGVVNLGAPDDIGDLVLPEVLRRFAEAYPLVAVDVRIEGSETLRRQVSEGKLDIALYNCNSGCFGGEGELLYREKLVWAGKKCGHAYARTPLPVSVWEAGCIWRSKALDALEKSGHAYRIAYLSAHHMGQRAAIRADIAIAPLARFLIADDMVELGEGHGLPDIGYYDVGLLMRTGAPAPVEALADYIRSAVASIGKSVEMAA